The region TGTTTCACGATTTTTCTCCccgttctcttcccttttttctctcttcttcctttcctctctttcacttccccccccccactccttccctcctatctcttcttcaaacctcccccctctcctttcctttcttccctccccctatcttttattccctttctctcatctctcgccctctctctctcgttttcatgtccctctctatctctttccttcttttcctcactctacctctcacacactcacttacttagtcacccgtacccccccccccatcacacatgcacgcactcacatTATTTTAGGAAAAGCgatcatttgaatatatatatatatatatatatatatatatatatatatatatatatatatatatctcagtgtatatatacataaacatacatgcacacacgtacacatcatttcgcacacacacatatgtgtgtgtttgtgtgtgttgtgtgtttatgtgtgtgcgtgtgtgtgtgtgcgtgtgtgtgtgtgtttgtgtgtgtgtatgtttgtttatgtgtgtgtatctttgtgtgtgtgtgtgtgtgagtgtgtgaaatgATATCAAGCTTGGCCAAGCTAGCCAAGCATCAACTAGCATATGGTACTACCGAGAGTTACTCGGAATCATAACTGCAATCAAGAAGTTCAAGTTTTATCTGTATGGTGGTGCTCATCCTGTCCAGATCTTCATTGACCACAATCCGCTGGCCTTCCTGGAGAAGAACAAGCACTCCAATCAACGATTACTGAGATGGTCGTTGTCACTTCAGCCTTATCATCTCCAGGTAGAACACATCAAAGGGCGTGGCGATGTAATTGCAGATGCGCTCTCCAGGCCTGAAATTTGAACTAATTACTTCAATCAAATCTTAGAAGATTTGACGTCTGGGGGTGTTATTACAATCTcctcaaattcacggcctgtgcgtaccaaagtgatatttaaaaaaaaagcgcgttcgaaactagtgtgcgtattgtgcgtcgagtatgatgattcgcgaacccgatgttccgaagtggggggcgcagcagtctacctggggggcGACATGGACTGAAAACGTGAGTTTCGACTGAACGGCCATTGTTCATTCACTCCCAGGTATTCGGGGACACGGTGGACTAACTTTGAAAATTTATCGTTTCGAACATCTGGAACCTTATCGTTGCTTCTCAAGTATACTGGAGAAGTATATCCTTTTCTATTTATGTGTTAGGGTACGAGGTGGAAAATCAaggaaataagtgatgttattatgggtgttattatatttttgtgtggtaatCCGGTTTTCTAGGAAATAAGAGTGATAAATCACCTTCAGAATTCGAAAGAAATTCTATATGTCATTaatagtatattttcattttgtagaatattgaattattgtattgtgtgtaatataatgaATGGAAATAATTAAACTTGTGGAATATTGCTCACGTGAgaagataatctatataattaattctatgATAACCTAAGATTACTAAGAAACGTTGAATGAGAAAGaactaattgtaataaaaaagcactatattgaatataatcaacaattcattataactggataatgcatataatataatcattaatagcaTATTTTTACTTTGTAGAATATTGGATGATtgtattgtgtgtaatataatcaATGGAAATAATTAAACTTGTGGAATATTGCTCAATTTAAGGTCCACCTAATCGCTATCTCCGTTAATTATGAATcgatctctctcatttttttctcatatcagGTACATATCTAACTAGGTATCTTGTAAATTTTCGTTGTGatcggaaaataaataaaagcgcaaaaaaataaaaacgaaaaaaacgcctCTTATTCATTAAAAATGCAAGGAGCTgcgatcttgaaaaaaaaaaaaaatcatatatacctACTTACATATCCAACACCGGAGTGCACACTGATTTCTTAATTTCCTCATactttttgagagaaaaaaaataaaaccaaaaaatcggTAAGATAGCCACACACCTCAGTACGTCGTCCATTCTACAAAACttccgaaaaataaaaaataaatagataaataaaaattgcaCCAGGTTTTAGAGGAACGCCGAAAACCCCATGTAAATCGGTGAAATAGCGGCGGAGATTTAAGGCTGAGAAGTGTGAAAAAACATAGTTTCGAGAAAAACGCGTCTGAATATTCGCGCCTCTGTGCGCATTCGAAGGACGTCCATAAAAATAAAGTTACCTCcgtaaaagtaaaagaacaacATAATTTGCTAGTTACAAGTCGAGATTAATAATCTAACACTTACCCAGTATTAGATCGGTTCACTTACTGTAATAGTATGAGAACACGAAGCCTCCACACCACGTCAAGGTGATCCCATGTTGTGGAGGTCCCCCTCTCATTTCTTACGAGAGTATTACCGCCGTTTTTTCTATGACTGGGGCTACTTCAAGGTTATGCAACAACCTCCTGTTCTTGCCAGACCGTTTACCCATGGTCTTTGGTTGCAATAAAGTCAAAGTGAATAAGTAAAATGTTTGCAAGCGAATCGACAGAGCGCTACGAGATACAACATTACTTAGATGACTTTATCTGGGCACTGAGGTCTCTGGTGTGTGAAAACCTGTGTTTACAGAAGAGTTGCCTATTACGAGttattattctcctcttttcaggagcaaataataataatttagcctATAAACCTAATAACCTAATACATGAACTGCCGCGACACACACATTACGGGCGACGCGcgatatatataggggtatacatAATAtgctgtatcttctttatttttgcatatttcgtAACCAAACTTCTGGAACATACAGAGGAATGTTGCCAGAATAACATAATATTTTCAGAATATTTTCGATTTTGTCATAAATTGATCGTTCCCCAGGCGGACCCTCCCCCCTTAAATAAACCTACAGTGAGAAGATAATCTATATGATTAATTCTATGATAACCTAAGACTACTACGAAACGTTAAATGAGAATGatctaattgtaataaaaaaacactaaattgtatataatcaacaattcattataactggataatgcataaaacatatagataataaagaatactaaaCAATAACTGCAGAACCAgtgattcaaaaatatataattattcataaatgtataaattcaagaaaataaaagctgcaaaCTTTACGAGATTCAAGATAAATAGTTGATACTAATTTATAAGCCATAATAaaagctactttcattacttgttgtacttattccgctgcttcccctagacatcttGACTTATTTTCTTACATATACTATCAACCTATATAGTACTGCACTGTacaagtatttatacatatatatatattgatatacatacatatagatgcacacatacatctatgcacacacacacacaaacacacacacacacacacacgcacacacacacacgcgcgcgcgcgcgcgcagacacacacacacgttcctaTAAACATATGTTCAGAAACTTTGAAGGGAATTGAAAtcagtgcagaaaaaaaattatatttcaatacGACATATCATTTAGAGCGAATTGCTGatgcatttctctttctttgcctctgaAATACAGGTAATCAAGTGACATTGAAGATTTGCCTATAAACAGATtttaaatagagaatatatagtaaaaaagttTTCACAGATGGTGCTGAAGTAGGAACCTTTAACAACAGTTCTTAACTTCCAAAGGTCATTATTTTATGAAAAGCgatcatttcaatatatatacatataaatgggtgcatataaataaaagcatacacgcacacatacacacacgcacacacgcacatatatatacatacatacatacatatttatatatatgtgtgtgtgtgtatatatatatatatatatatatatatatatatatatatatatatatacatatatttatgtatgtgtatatatattaatgtacatacatatacatgcacacatacacctatgcacacacacacacattcctataaGCATATTCTGATAAACATGTATTTCTattttgtgtgagtatgtttgtgcgttagtatgtaaaatgtaaatatatatataagagcgtgCGTATGCGTTTATATtttactacacgcacacacacacacacacacacacacacacacacacacacacacacacacagatgaatagatgttcatgaataattacatacaaacactcacatacaccattgccaccacacatatatatttgatatcatttCGGGTAATCTACATTCAGTGACGTGGACGCACTGCTGTCTATAAATTTTGCATGTCTACAATTTTTTTCCCTGTCAACATACACGGTACATAGCCAGTGTTTACaatcacatgcaaacaaacatttTACAGCCAAATTGAAGCACTTTGTTTACAGGCGCGTAGGAGGAAGTTGAGTGGTGCTACTATCAATTagtacgttttttaaattttatttatttatttattttttactattctttttatttttgttgttgttgttgttgttgttgttgttgttgttgttgttgttgttgttgttgttgttgttgttgttccggAGTAACATACCTTTTCGTTTCTTGTTTCATTCACCAACGAAAAGTTAGTGGTTTCTGTTTACTCATGCAAAAGATTTCACTTGCATTATTGTGTTAGAAACTCATTTAACTGTAACGACATTTGTACTCCAGGGGTTTAGAGGGTTTAGTTTTAtcttatctagttatctattcattcatattactcatttttttgttctttcagttCTTTTTTGTCGGTAGGTGAACTACCTTCTGTTTACCATTTGGTGAATTTTGACcccttggtgtatgtatgtattttgtgtgtgtgcgtgaggatatttatatgtttgtaaatgTTCATATAGTTCCAAGTGGATATACTGTGTATTGTAGGAAATGTCaaaaatgacaaatgaaaaatcaaaaaaacactaTAACAAGAAAACACATTTTAGTTTAAACTGCAGTAGTGTTTCTCGATATATACGTGTTTTATGTCtatatacaaaatgaaaataaaaatcagcatAACGAGGAAATACGCTCGTTATCAGTTCATACTGCAGCAGTGCTTATCTCAATATATACACAAGCGCGCATGTAGATCTATATACGCGAGTGCCAAGATATCTATATGAAATGTACATGAAAGATACGTTGAAATTCAGTAATATTTAATCAAAAGTGAGTGTACATCGAGACAAGTAAAAGAGACATTGCTTAAGTTAGGTGAACAGTATTCCTTAAACAGTCATTTTAACCAAAGAAGAGCCAACCGAAGGTGATGGTGCCGCCAGTGGGGAGCGTGAGCGTGGTGGTGAAGCAGGTGGGAATGAAACACAGCAAGACGCAGCGGGTGAAGGTCACGCTCACTTGACGACGGTCTTGCACACTGTCACTCTGTTCCTCACTCACCAGTTTGTAAACGGGAAGGTCACCACAAAAGTTGGCAAGATCAGAACCGATCTCTTCCTCAGGATTGTCGAGGGAAACAGCGGAAACTCTGACGTCAGACTCAACCCTCATACCATCATCCTGATGGCCTTTGATGAAAGCTACTTGTTGCTCGAAAGATTTAACGAGCCGCCTCACATAACACACCTCCTGGGATACCACTCGGGATGCTGCTA is a window of Penaeus monodon isolate SGIC_2016 chromosome 36, NSTDA_Pmon_1, whole genome shotgun sequence DNA encoding:
- the LOC119595701 gene encoding uncharacterized protein LOC119595701, with protein sequence MFTWLMLSCLLGFSLAEGQDYQVCYKGSSAAENRCMNVDVDRLAMKVHFHMPESDDFDDVETLEDYSVGLAASRVVSQEVCYVRRLVKSFEQQVAFIKGHQDDGMRVESDVRVSAVSLDNPEEEIGSDLANFCGDLPVYKLVSEEQSDSVQDRRQVSVTFTRCVLLCFIPTCFTTTLTLPTGGTITFGWLFFG